A single window of Aspergillus flavus chromosome 4, complete sequence DNA harbors:
- a CDS encoding putative pheromone-regulated membrane protein, which yields MSQPYESNDRYHATAPGAAASYHHASHSSSDLGDGDNIPRPRRSSPPSFLNSLANPFRALRESGARLAARLGRPTDGGDALDAAGHPEQYGATEDVRLLDMMPEGRVPRDSYQSKLQNTLVSEARFLVRKLGVGGKLPGDADVPDERDVNRGVFSYLLQHQMDQGHRRNVSQTSISTVASQDEPSPSGSNNKKRRKQKWYEDEEGDRSKGKRPMKQIRLTKHIAAILTRQRYIMQLCRAMMKYGAPTHRLEEYMRMTANVLEIQGQFMYLPGCMIVSFDDPLTRTAEVHMISVVPGLELGRLARTHNIYKNVVHDRISVEEAISELNQLMERKSRYHSAWSLIFLSGLASVAVGPWAFDARPIDMPIIFVLGCLLGFMQNVLAPASPVYSNVFEVSVAILMSFLARAFGSIRVGGEPVFCFSALTQSSIALILPGFSVLCSSLELQSHQIVAGSIRLVYTIIYSLFLGYGITVGITIYGLLDSNATTESSCPSESLSIYGNEYIQHFVFVAIYCAVAAVLNQARWKQLPVTVFLGVSGYVANYFSQALDSRLASTISAFAIGLLANLYSRLWHGHAAAAIVPGMFTLVSSGLATSGSIMSGLAYAESVKNNTVSKASTSNTAVQQSLYGLGLSMVQTALGITVGLFFSALVVYPRGKQRSGLFNL from the coding sequence ATGTCGCAACCCTATGAGTCGAACGATCGTTATCATGCAACCGCTCCTGGTGCTGCCGCTAGCTACCATCACGCATCTCACTCCAGTAGTGACCTAGGTGACGGCGATAATATCCCCCGTCCCCGCCGTTCTTCTCCGCCGTCCTTCCTGAATTCCTTAGCGAATCCTTTCCGTGCCCTTCGCGAATCTGGAGCACGACTCGCCGCTCGTCTCGGTCGTCCAACAGATGGGGGAGATGCTCTTGATGCAGCCGGTCATCCCGAACAGTACGGGGCGACGGAGGATGTACGCTTGCTCGACATGATGCCGGAAGGGCGAGTCCCCCGGGACTCATACCAGTCGAAGCTGCAGAATACTTTGGTCTCGGAAGCTCGCTTTCTAGTCCGGAAATTGGGCGTCGGTGGGAAGCTTCCAGGGGATGCCGACGTGCCGGACGAGCGTGATGTCAATCGCGGTGTCTTTTCCTACCTTCTGCAGCATCAAATGGATCAGGGTCATCGTCGAAATGTTAGTCAAACTAGCATATCCACGGTCGCATCCCAAGACGAACCTTCCCCATCGGGCTCCAATAATAAGAAGCGTCGCAAGCAAAAGTGGtatgaggatgaggagggagATCGGTCCAAGGGCAAACGACCCATGAAACAGATTCGATTGACCAAACACATCGCGGCCATCCTGACTCGCCAACGATACATCATGCAGCTGTGCCGCGCAATGATGAAATACGGCGCCCCCACCCATCGATTAGAAGAGTATATGCGGATGACAGCTAACGTGCTGGAGATCCAGGGCCAGTTCATGTACTTGCCGGGATGCATGATCGTCTCCTTCGACGACCCGCTCACCAGGACCGCAGAAGTCCACATGATTTCGGTAGTGCCGGGGTTAGAATTGGGACGTCTAGCACGCACGCACAACATCTATAAAAACGTAGTCCATGACCGAATCAGCGTTGAAGAGGCCATCAGCGAACTCAACCAGCTCATGGAGCGTAAAAGTCGCTACCATAGCGCATGGAGCTTGATCTTCCTGTCCGGGTTAGCCAGTGTCGCCGTCGGGCCCTGGGCCTTTGACGCACGGCCCATCGATATGCCGATTATCTTTGTCCTCGGCTGCCTTCTCGGGTTCATGCAGAACGTGCTGGCCCCGGCGTCACCCGTCTATTCCAATGTCTTCGAGGTCAGCGTCGCGATCTTAATGTCCTTTCTGGCCCGTGCATTTGGCAGCATCCGAGTTGGGGGAGAACCGGTGTTCTGTTTTTCCGCTCTGACCCAGTCCTCCATTGCGCTGATCCTGCCTGGGTTTTCCGTTCTGTGCAGCAGTCTCGAGTTGCAGTCCCATCAGATCGTGGCTGGCTCGATCCGATTAGTTTATACGATCAtctattctctctttttggGATACGGCATCACGGTGGGCATCACGATCTACGGTCTTCTCGACAGCAATGCCACCACAGAGTCCTCATGCCCCTCCGAGAGTCTCTCGATCTATGGTAACGAATACATTCAACACTTTGTCTTCGTCGCGATCTACTGTGCCGTCGCCGCGGTGCTGAATCAGGCGAGGTGGAAGCAGCTCCCCGTCACGGTATTCCTGGGTGTGAGCGGGTACGTAGCGAACTACTTCAGCCAGGCCTTGGATAGTAGACTAGCCAGTACGATTTCTGCGTTTGCCATTGGGCTGCTGGCCAACTTGTATTCGCGCCTGTGGCATGGGCATGCGGCGGCGGCCATTGTACCGGGCATGTTCACCTTGGTCTCGTCGGGTCTGGCGACGAGCGGATCGATCATGTCGGGGTTGGCCTACGCTGAGTCGGTTAAAAATAATACGGTCTCCAAAGCGTCCACCTCCAACACGGCCGTGCAACAATCACTGTACGGTCTGGGCCTCAGTATGGTCCAAACCGCCCTGGGAATCACGGTGGGTTTGTTCTTTTCGGCTTTGGTCGTGTATCCTCGCGGAAAACAGAGAAGTGGACTGTTCAATCTTTGA
- a CDS encoding putative glycosyltransferase yields the protein MQTIPPSSPFTSNHPHDADKINHNDNDDLCITALPEMATLGEVVDTILGQRVQLRRLQGSGAAGQSGCSIYFARPCDEDDNDTEDKTKRPIAVVKVYPPHRHSDLLDELASYKTLRSLPSPPRAVHPIGVGRTRDEESGALAGVVVYQVATGKAVNTILCELGWITRLRSLVRDAAMDVTNRHKLQIFMEQNRGDIPVDWEAHKALEKQGVDIYFSEALPAFFEQRYQHLLRDLRSAMRAVASVLAKLHTGRRGEWCDAAENALENIRKRIRGWIEEIQTDAAPGYDNAGIGVDRREEMQDMVEYAIHQAKHRATTSLTHGDASPGNFFWDSNIGVTMIDYGGVRLSIDESGKPTGLAEMDTAGFYERLRKYAPSFGVSDDDVTSLQETFWTAYHEHNMSLDPDIVRLVRLRIQMSRLWSAVDKFNQSQDGNQAVVEGEFQRLRSIAELLRDQGARKRNILVVSNASGCGKGGIPFLNQELVNGLAGLNGVSVTLFLVGDNNSVSQTHHANVTVVGLPGSEANGELLYYMAKVHQPEEFGLPTHRDANCRSPFDLIIGHSRYSSAAAALVRDRFYPAAKLALITHTSPLRKADAAWAWYGGSRQQGYEEATRLAMLDERILPKADLAVGVGPVLTNEAREREWVGQLTRPRWSLTGPRFHELIPGAHIVKDDKDIRARRPDDPFKVLLAGRADDPAKGVDDAIHAVWKLAESGVENITIDILGVPIGEVEKRQEEVDQMTGIPALVRFHPFSNDQHVVRRSYQAADLVVMPSTHEGFGMIFTEVAGLGIPILVTEDSGAGQFALDRSRIPAELGDAVVVMDEKAYGIPASIKSSRVGLWADRINQVRQNPIQAVRNARELQNVMRGYSWAHAAEALLDAAMEHHEGDTVQTAHGSLLPYRPLLSPEVDASLRCATTIRNHNGVPEREQAAAVVKSLPEIAPSLNALNEFVSKALGHQVILRPLDGPHVKGFSGAPVFFAHSTFTHSYQTRQTDAAILSQGEELAVIKLFPAGLDNGIAEELSSLEWLLHQTKGDINTPTPIAVGRTTWDEKETGVVTYRVAQGVSLYQLMARLGLLDGPERDDSVTVLKRGVIEAAKTLAKLHSYAVQGRSSEGYLEWYYDAAPGRVNRLRSHTGILLEHTGIDVDKLDEKVHTLIAQSRQEIYRHPQAAVVHGDAHPGNFFFDPRSGRTTVIDVTTLHCSLDENGNPAGTPERDVGHFLHMLRRTGEQLNMREKEMDECSRAFLTAYKGTAAGKLGIHTLRLLGVCSALSFVGHALQGPSIDGQILKQQAKILDDMFCLDQSGLLG from the coding sequence ATGCAGACCATACCCCCTTCCTCCCCATTTACCTCGAACCACCCGCACGATGCAGACAAAATCAACCACAATGACAACGACGACCTATGCATCACTGCTCTCCCCGAGATGGCCACCCTTGGGGAGGTGGTAGACACTATTCTCGGCCAACGGGTGCAATTGAGGCGTCTGCAAGGATCAGGCGCAGCTGGTCAATCGGGATGTTCCATATACTTTGCTCGACCATGCGATGAAGACGACAATGACACCGAAGATAAGACCAAAAGGCCCATCGCCGTCGTCAAGGTCTACCCACCACACCGCCACAGCGATCTGTTGGACGAATTGGCTAGCTACAAGACACTTCGCTCGTTACCAAGCCCTCCTCGAGCTGTGCATCCGATTGGTGTGGGAAGAACCCGTGATGAAGAATCTGGGGCTCTGGCTGGGGTTGTTGTATATCAGGTCGCTACGGGAAAGGCCGTAAATACGATACTTTGCGAGCTGGGATGGATAACTCGCTTGCGGAGCCTGGTACGGGACGCGGCTATGGATGTGACGAACCGTCATAAATTACAGATATTTATGGAGCAGAATCGTGGCGACATTCCGGTCGATTGGGAGGCGCATAAGGCTCTCGAGAAACAAGGCGTCGATATCTACTTCTCAGAGGCGTTGCCGGCGTTCTTTGAGCAGCGATATCAACACCTATTGAGGGATCTTCGGTCTGCTATGAGGGCGGTGGCATCCGTCCTGGCCAAGCTGCACACTGGGAGAAGGGGAGAATGGTGCGATGCAGCCGAGAATGCACTGGAAAATATAAGGAAACGGATACGAGGATGGATAGAAGAGATACAGACGGACGCGGCTCCAGGATACGACAATGCCGGCATTGGAGTAGACCGACGGGAAGAAATGCAGGATATGGTGGAATATGCTATCCACCAAGCAAAGCACCGAGCCACAACCTCGCTGACCCATGGCGATGCTTCGCCGGGAAACTTCTTCTGGGATTCAAACATTGGAGTCACTATGATTGACTACGGTGGCGTGCGTTTGTCGATAGATGAATCAGGGAAACCAACCGGTCTGGCCGAGATGGACACCGCTGGATTCTATGAACGGCTGCGGAAATACGCACCGTCGTTTGGAGTCAGCGACGACGATGTTACGAGTCTTCAGGAGACATTCTGGACTGCATATCATGAGCATAACATGTCCCTTGATCCAGACATTGTTCGACTGGTTCGTCTGCGCATCCAGATGAGTCGGCTCTGGTCCGCGGTGGACAAGTTCAACCAGAGTCAGGATGGAAACCAAGCAGTTGTTGAAGGGGAATTCCAACGGCTCCGTTCCATAGCCGAGTTGCTGCGAGACCAAGGAGCTCGGAAACGTAACATCCTCGTGGTTTCCAACGCAAGTGGATGTGGTAAAGGTGGCATACCATTCCTGAATCAGGAACTCGTCAATGGCTTGGCAGGTCTCAACGGTGTTTCTGTAACACTATTTCTCGTTGGAGATAATAATTCCGTTTCCCAAACACATCATGCAAACGTAACAGTGGTCGGTCTTCCCGGTTCAGAAGCCAATGGAGAGCTCCTGTACTATATGGCCAAAGTTCACCAACCGGAAGAATTTGGTCTGCCCACCCACAGAGATGCGAACTGTCGCTCTCCCTTCGATCTCATCATTGGACACTCCCGTTATTCCAGTGCCGCCGCAGCCTTGGTCCGCGATCGGTTTTATCCCGCAGCCAAACTGGCCCTTATCACGCATACGAGTCCTCTGCGGAAGGCGGATGCAGCGTGGGCATGGTACGGAGGATCACGTCAGCAGGGATATGAGGAAGCAACGAGACTAGCGATGTTGGACGAAAGGATCCTCCCGAAGGCCGATTTAGCGGTGGGGGTTGGTCCTGTGCTCACCAACGAGGCCAGAGAGCGCGAGTGGGTGGGACAGTTGACGCGTCCACGATGGAGTTTGACAGGGCCCCGGTTTCACGAGCTCATTCCTGGTGCTCATATTGTGAAAGATGATAAGGATATAAGAGCAAGACGACCAGATGATCCATTTAAGGTGCTTCTAGCTGGTAGGGCAGATGATCCCGCCAAGGGGGTCGATGATGCGATCCACGCTGTATGGAAATTGGCGGAGTCGGGTGTGGAAAACATAACCATCGACATACTTGGGGTGCCTATCGGAGAGGTGGAAAAGAGACAAGAGGAAGTTGATCAAATGACTGGTATACCAGCACTAGTTCGGTTTCATCCCTTCTCCAACGACCAGCATGTAGTGCGTCGGTCTTATCAAGCTGCCGATCTGGTGGTGATGCCATCCACACATGAAGGGTTCGGGATGATATTCACCGAGGTTGCAGGGCTTGGAATTCCTATTCTCGTAACAGAGGACAGCGGTGCTGGGCAGTTTGCTCTGGACCGAAGTCGTATTCCAGCTGAGTTGGGCGATGCAGTAGTAGTGATGGATGAGAAAGCGTACGGGATTCCTGCCTCGATCAAAAGCAGTCGCGTGGGCCTTTGGGCCGATCGAATTAATCAAGTTCGACAGAATCCAATCCAGGCAGTACGCAATGCGAGAGAATTACAGAATGTTATGCGGGGGTATTCATGGGCACATGCAGCAGAGGCATTACTAGATGCTGCCATGGAGCATCATGAAGGGGACACAGTGCAGACAGCCCATGGTTCTCTCTTGCCATATCGACCGCTCCTTAGCCCAGAGGTGGATGCTTCTCTCCGATGTGCTACAACGATCCGTAATCATAACGGAGTACCGGAAAGAGAACAAGCTGCCGCGGTAGTGAAGAGTCTACCAGAAATAGCTCCATCACTAAACGCCCTTAACGAGTTCGTTTCTAAAGCGTTGGGTCATCAAGTCATTCTACGACCATTAGATGGACCTCATGTGAAGGGATTCTCTGGAGCGCCGGTCTTCTTCGCGCATTCTACCTTTACTCACAGCTACCAGACAAGACAGACAGACGCTGCTATCCTGTCGCAGGGTGAGGAGCTAGCGGTGATCAAGTTATTTCCAGCCGGCCTGGATAACGGCATCGCAGAAGAACTGTCGAGTTTGGAATGGTTGCTGCATCAAACCAAGGGCGATATCAACACCCCAACCCCCATTGCCGTGGGGCGAACGACATGGGACGAAAAGGAGACTGGCGTAGTCACATACAGGGTAGCTCAAGGAGTCTCCCTCTATCAGCTCATGGCGCGTTTAGGTCTGCTAGATGGACCCGAACGAGACGATAGCGTCACAGTGTTGAAGCGTGGTGTTATAGAAGCGGCCAAAACCCTGGCCAAACTGCATTCTTACGCCGTCCAAGGACGCTCGAGTGAGGGATATCTCGAATGGTACTACGACGCAGCGCCAGGACGGGTCAATCGGCTGCGTTCCCATACCGGCATATTACTTGAACACACTGGGATTGATGTGGATAAGCTCGACGAGAAGGTTCATACACTCATTGCTCAGTCACGGCAGGAGATATATCGTCATCCACAAGCAGCAGTAGTGCATGGTGATGCCCATCCCGGgaacttcttctttgacccGAGATCCGGTCGGACCACCGTCATCGACGTGACTACATTACACTGCTCGCTTGATGAGAACGGCAATCCCGCTGGCACACCTGAGAGAGATGTAGGACATTTTCTTCATATGCTGCGCCGCACGGGGGAACAGTTGAATatgagagagaaggagatggacGAGTGCTCCAGGGCATTTCTGACAGCGTATAAAGGCACTGCGGCCGGAAAGTTGGGTATACATACTCTTCGACTATTGGGTGTATGTTCTGCTCTGTCTTTTGTTGGACATGCACTCCAAGGTCCATCTATTGATGGACAGATCCTGAAACAACAGGCGAAGATATTGGATGATATGTTTTGTCTCGACCAGTCTGGGCTCCTTGGTTGA
- a CDS encoding putative MFS transporter Seo1: protein MQSPASRAIDTMGSSSRPWYRIRWFADEDTPEERRLIVKLDLLIVPYAFLAYWVKYIDQANINNAYVSGVKEDLNLQGNDLVQLQTMYTVGAVVGQIPFVYLFTKLPISWLIPILDIAWGVFTLLQFRASSFGELAAYRFLVGWFEVCRPLFAAFFPGMHYIFGAWYRGDEIARRGGCFYVGLTLGTLTASLIQSGASARLDGVHGLAGWRWMYIVCAIITIPIGILGFFILPGTPDKPNRMVLRRKDVDLAKSRLARAGHGFNPGFQWRAVINIARNWKFWAMLLLDIFFWNGSLNTTAGGYLLWLKSLNRFSTARLNELSAISPALGMFYTLFICFASDLVLGPAWAITVSHLWNIIGLVILVVWNVPESAKWFAFQTTYAAVAMSSVLYGWINSELRASPVERSLALVITNTIAQSTTVWTPLLVFKTVEGPRFTKGYSFTLASAICLIATAHLIQYFLKRERHVSHSSFRIE, encoded by the exons ATGCAATCACCTGCCTCTCGAGCCATCGACACAATGGGCTCTTCATCCCGTCCATGGTACCGTATTCGGTGGTTCGCTGACGAGGACACACCTGAGGAACGACGACTGATCGTGAAACTTgacctcctcatcgtccCTTATGCCTTCCTAGCTTACTGGGTGAAATATATCGACCAGGCTAACATCA ATAATGCCTACGTCTCTGGAGTTAAAGAGGACCTCAACCTGCAGGGCAATGATTTGGTTCAGCTGCAAACCATGTACACTGTTGGGGCCGTCGTGGGGCAGATACCTTTTGTCTACCTATTTACTAAACTGCCCATTTCCTGGTTGATTCCGATCTTGGATATCGCGTGGGGTGTCTTCACATTATTGCAATTCCGAGCAAGTTCCTTCGGCGAGCTAGCAGCTTATCGATTTCTTGTCGGATGGTTTGAAGTATGTCGTCCTCTATTT GCCGCCTTCTTTCCCGGAATGCACTACATATTCG GTGCCTGGTATCGTGGGGATGAAATCGCCCGTCGGGGTGGCTGTTTCTATGTCGGCCTCACACTGGGAACTCTCACAGCCAGTCTGATCCAATCCGGCGCATCAGCCCGACTTGATGGCGTGCATGGTCTCGCCGGTTGGCGATGGATGTACATTGTTTGCGCTATCATCACCATCCCAATCGGAATTCTAGGTTTCTTCATCCTGCCCGGCACCCCCGACAAGCCCAATCGCATGGTACTGCGGCGCAAAGACGTTGATCTCGCAAAGTCGCGACTTGCCAGAGCCGGCCATGGCTTCAATCCTGGATTCCAATGGCGGGCTGTGATTAACATTGCTCGCAATTGGAAGTTCTGGGCGATGCTTCTGTTGGacatcttcttctggaatgGCTCTTTGAATACCACTGCAGGTGGATACTTGCTCTGGCTGAAAAGTCTGAATAGGTTCTCAACAGCGCGGCTGAATGAGCTGTCTGCTATTTCACCCGCTCTCGGTATGTTCTACACGTTGTTCATCTGTTTCGCGTCAGATCTCGTGCTGGGACCAGCCTGGGCCATCACTGTCTCGCATCTCTGGAACATCATCGGTTTGGTCATTTTAGTAGTTTGGAACGTTCCTGAGTCTGCTAAATGGTTTGCCTTTCAAACGACCTATGCGGCCGTGGCGATGTCGAGTGTGCTATACGGTTGGATCAACAGTGAGTTGCGGGCATCACCAGTGGAACGGTCGTTGGCGCTGGTTATCACCAACACGATTGCGCAGTCGACGACAGTGTGGACGCCGTTGTTGGTTTTTAAGACAGTCGAAGGACCACGCTTTACCAAGGGATATTCATTTACATTGGCGAGTGCGATCTGTCTGATTGCGACGGCGCATTTGATCCAGTACTTTCTCAAACGGGAAAGGCACGTTTCTCACTCCAGTTTCCGAATTGAGTAA